A genomic region of [Eubacterium] eligens ATCC 27750 contains the following coding sequences:
- a CDS encoding 2-isopropylmalate synthase, whose product MFDYRQYERGYFMPPVKCNDWVNKEYVDKAPIWCSVDLRDGNQALVEPMSLDEKLEFFQMLVEVGFKEIEIGFPAASETEYEFCRTLIEKNMIPDDVTIQVLTQARPHIIKKTFEAVKGAPRAIVHVYNSTSLAQREQVFKKSKEEVKQIAIEGAKLLKELAEADGGNFLFEYSPESFTGTEPEYALEVCNAVVDIWQPTPDKKCIINLPATVEMSLPHVFASQIEYMSKYMHNRENVIISLHPHNDRSTGVADAELGLLAGADRIEGTLFGNGERTGNVDIITLAMNMYMQGVNPELDLSDMPHLAEVFERLTQMKIDDRHPWCGKLVFAAFSGSHQDAISKGMHYRIEKDPNKWTVPYLPINPEDVGRTYDSDVIRINSQSGKGGVAYVLEHNYGMIVPKAMREDLGYAVKDVSDVHHKELSPDEVLEIFEKRYKKYTPVFKITEVHFKQINGIQTVVTIDENGKKSNVENGGNGRLDAVSNALSEHFGKPCDIFCYEEHSLKKGSDSSAIAYVGITGEDGKNYFGIGIDHDIIRASIDALESAMNRSIEA is encoded by the coding sequence ATGTTTGATTACAGACAGTATGAAAGAGGCTATTTTATGCCACCGGTTAAGTGCAATGACTGGGTTAACAAGGAGTATGTTGATAAGGCACCAATCTGGTGTTCGGTTGATTTAAGAGATGGTAACCAGGCTCTTGTTGAACCTATGAGCCTTGATGAAAAGCTGGAATTCTTCCAGATGTTAGTTGAAGTCGGATTTAAGGAAATTGAGATAGGTTTCCCTGCAGCTTCTGAGACAGAATATGAATTCTGCCGTACACTTATTGAGAAGAATATGATTCCTGATGATGTTACAATACAGGTACTTACACAGGCAAGACCACATATTATTAAGAAGACATTTGAAGCTGTAAAGGGTGCTCCAAGAGCAATCGTTCATGTATATAATTCTACTTCGTTAGCTCAGAGAGAGCAGGTGTTTAAGAAGTCTAAAGAAGAGGTTAAACAGATTGCTATTGAAGGTGCTAAGTTATTAAAGGAGCTTGCAGAAGCTGATGGTGGAAACTTCCTTTTTGAATACAGTCCGGAGAGCTTTACAGGAACTGAGCCGGAGTATGCGCTTGAAGTGTGCAACGCTGTTGTTGATATCTGGCAGCCAACACCTGATAAGAAATGTATCATCAATCTTCCGGCTACAGTTGAGATGTCACTTCCGCATGTATTTGCAAGCCAGATTGAATATATGTCTAAGTACATGCACAACAGAGAAAATGTTATTATTTCTCTTCATCCACATAATGACCGTTCGACAGGTGTTGCTGATGCAGAGTTAGGACTTCTTGCAGGAGCAGACAGAATTGAGGGAACACTTTTTGGTAATGGTGAGAGAACAGGTAATGTAGATATTATTACACTTGCTATGAATATGTATATGCAGGGTGTTAATCCTGAGCTTGATCTTTCTGATATGCCACATCTTGCAGAAGTGTTTGAAAGACTCACACAGATGAAGATTGATGACCGTCATCCATGGTGTGGTAAGCTTGTTTTTGCAGCTTTCTCAGGTTCACATCAGGATGCTATATCTAAGGGAATGCATTACAGAATTGAAAAAGATCCTAATAAATGGACAGTTCCATATCTTCCAATTAATCCAGAAGATGTCGGACGAACATATGATTCAGATGTTATCAGAATTAACAGCCAGTCAGGCAAGGGCGGTGTAGCATATGTCCTTGAGCATAATTATGGAATGATAGTTCCTAAGGCTATGAGAGAAGATTTAGGATATGCAGTTAAGGATGTTTCTGATGTACATCATAAGGAACTCTCACCAGATGAAGTTCTTGAAATTTTCGAGAAGAGATATAAAAAGTACACACCGGTATTTAAGATTACGGAAGTACATTTTAAGCAGATTAACGGTATCCAGACTGTTGTGACTATTGATGAAAACGGAAAGAAGAGCAATGTTGAGAACGGTGGTAATGGCCGTCTTGATGCAGTAAGCAATGCTCTTTCAGAACATTTTGGAAAGCCTTGTGATATTTTCTGTTATGAAGAACATTCATTAAAGAAGGGATCTGATTCAAGTGCTATTGCGTATGTTGGTATTACAGGAGAAGATGGTAAGAATTACTTTGGTATTGGTATTGATCACGATATTATCAGAGCTTCTATTGATGCATTAGAGTCAGCAATGAACAGAAGTATTGAGGCATAA
- a CDS encoding Maf family protein has translation MKRLILASGSPRRRELMSQVGLDFTVVTSDADENIKEMEPEDYVRELSAIKAQSVLEQYADKEDSVIVIGADTIVYHKGEILTKPEDEEDAFRILKSLEGEIHQVYTGVTICSAHKNVSFYEKTDVWVYDMTDEEIGDYINTGEPMDKAGAYGIQGKFAAYIKGIEGDYNNVVGLPVARLVHELKVF, from the coding sequence ATGAAACGTTTGATACTTGCATCGGGTTCACCAAGACGAAGAGAATTAATGAGTCAGGTAGGACTTGATTTTACTGTTGTTACAAGTGATGCAGATGAGAATATTAAAGAGATGGAGCCTGAAGATTATGTAAGAGAGTTATCTGCTATTAAGGCACAGTCTGTATTAGAGCAATATGCTGATAAAGAGGATTCTGTAATCGTCATAGGTGCAGATACTATTGTTTACCATAAGGGAGAGATTCTTACCAAGCCGGAGGATGAAGAGGATGCATTCAGAATACTTAAGTCTTTAGAGGGTGAGATTCATCAGGTGTATACAGGAGTAACTATATGCAGTGCACACAAGAATGTAAGCTTTTACGAAAAAACTGATGTATGGGTATATGATATGACGGATGAAGAAATCGGGGATTACATAAATACAGGAGAGCCTATGGACAAGGCTGGTGCATATGGTATTCAGGGGAAATTTGCAGCATACATTAAGGGTATTGAAGGCGACTATAATAATGTTGTCGGTCTGCCTGTAGCAAGACTTGTACATGAGCTTAAAGTATTTTAA